The genomic region TAAACCCGTCCAATTAGCTACTTGGGTGGGGTTCTGCGATCGTCCGCAGGCCGATCGCGTAGTGACTAAAGCCGATTTGGGTAACCCTGTCTGTGTAGTGATCCTCAAGCCTGTGGGTAATGACTACCTAGGCACAACTCCAGTGGATGGGTGCCCTGCCAACTATCGCGGTGCGGTACGCATCACCAATCGCATTCGATTGCACAGCGATGGCATGGACACGTGGGATCGTGGTTTCGATCGCAATGGAAATCAAGTCTGGGGTGCAGAAACCGAGTCTTACCAGTTTCGCTGGGTTAGATAAGCGAGCTTAGCAACTAGCATCAATGCTCTGCAACCGCCATCAACTACACCCCCTGTTGTCGCTATGAAGCTCTATGTAATTGCCGTAGGCAAAATCAAAAAGGCTTGGATTCAAACTGGGATCCAAGAGCTATCGAAGCGACTGCCGGAGTTGGTGATGCTCGAAGTCAAGGATTCTAACCCAGAGAAAGAAGCAGCGGACATCGATTTGCGGCTACGTTCATCCATCCCCCAGCACTATCAGTTACTAGTGCTATCAGAAGAGGGTGCCCTGATGACATCCGTAGAGTTTGCCGCCCTGTTGAGAGAACACCAAAGTCAACCCTTAGTGTTTGCCGTTGGCGGCCCCGATGGGGTAGCCAATAGCCTTAAGCAGCAAGCCCTAAAGCTAGTGAGCCTATCACCCATGACCTTTCCCCATGAGCTAGCACGCTTACTGTTGATTGAGCAGTTATACCGAGCAAAAACTATTCTGCAAAATGGTAGCTATCATCGGTAATCACCAAGCCTGCCCAGGAAGGGAATGCTACTTACCCATACCTAACTGCTGAGCTTTTTGATACACTTTGCCTTCCGTTAGCAATGATGGAGCAATAATCACTTCCACCTGTTGCATTTCCTTTAGGTTTTTCGCCCCCAGAGTACCCATGCTGGTTTTCAGAGCACCTAGAAGGTTATGGGTGCCATCGTCCAACTGAGCAGGGCCATGCAAGATTTGCTCTAGGGTACCCGTGCTGCCCACCCTAATGCGAGTGCCACGGGGCAGTACTGGGCTAGGCGTTGCCATTCCCCAGTGGAAACCACGGCCAGGAGCTTCTTGAGCACGGGCAAAGGGCGAGCCAATCATCACACCATCCGCACCACAGGCAATGCACTTGCAGACATCGCCGCCAGTGACCAGCCCACCATCAGCAATTACAGGCACATAATTGCCCGTTTCTTGGTAGAAGTCATCGCGAGCAGCGGCACAATCGGCTACAGCCGTGGCTTGAGGCACGCCTACCCCCAACACTCCCCGTGATGTGCAAGCAGCTCCGGGGCCAATACCCACCAATACGGCAGCAGCGCCTGCTTTCATGAGATTGAGGGCAACTTCATAGGTTACGCAGTTCCCCAAGATAACGGGAATGGGCATCTCTTGACAGAATTGAGCTAGATCCAGGGGGGTGATGGACTGGGGTGACAAGTGAGCAGTAGAGACGACTGTAGCTTGAATGAATAGCAAGTCTGCATTGGCTTCAGCAACGACTGAGCCATATTTTGAGGCTCCAGCAGGGGTAAGGCTAACGGCTGCAATGCCGCCTAGGGATTTGATTTCTTGAATGCGCTGCTTGATCAATTCTGGTTTAATGGGTTCAGCGTAGAGTTCTTGCATCAGCGGAACGAACTCATCACGGCTGACAGAGGCGATGCGATCGAGAATTGGATTGGGATCACTGTAGCGGGTTTGAATCCCTTCCAAATTAAGGACACCCATAGCCCCTAGCTGGGACAACAACACTGCCATACGTACATCAACAACACCATCCATAGCACTGGCAATGATGGGCACTTCACGATCGATACCACCGATGCGCCAAGTTGTATCCACCAGTGAGGGGTCAAGGGTGCGCTGGCCGGGGACTAGCGCAATTTCGTCAATACCATATGCCCTGCGAGCAACTTTGCCGCGTCCAATCTGAATGTCCACGTCTGTTTTCTTCCTGATTTCTAGCCTATTTACGCTAGCCTATCAAATTGCCGGGGTGATTGGGTTGATTAACCAGCCAGATACACGGCTTAAGGCTCAAGGGATGATACAGTACGATTGAGTTTTCTACAACTGTGAGCGTTTGCTAAGGAGATGTATCTGATGAAGTCAATGAGATCTCGCCGAGAATTTCTGCTGTCATTAGCAACGTTGTCCTTAGGGTTAGCGGCTTGTCAAGCACCATCACCGTCCTCCTCATCGGTGCAATCGCCTGCAAATACACCTGTATTGCTCTATGGGGCGGGTGCTACGTTTCCATCGTTTCTCTACTTGCGTTGGTTTAAGGACTATAACCAGCAACATCCCATGGTTCAGATTAGTTATCAGCCTGTAGGTAGTGCGGCTGGAATCCAACAATTCATTACAGGCACAGTGGATTTTGGAGCTAGTGATGTGTCTCTGACGGATGCAGAAATTGCCAAGGTAAGTCGCGGCGCGGTATTGATTCCCACCACCGCAGGCAGTGTGGCCGTGGTGTATAACCTATCAGGGGTAAAAACTGGCCTTAAGCTATCGCGTGAGGTGTTGCCAGAGATTTTCTTGGGAAAAATCACCCGTTGGAATGACCCTAAACTGGTGGAGCTAAATCCTGGTGTGACCCTACCAGACAAACCCATTACCGTAGTGCACCGATCGGACGGTAGTGGCACGACTGCTACCTTCACAGCCCATCTGAGTGCCATCAGTCCAGAATGGAAGGAGAAGGTGGGAACGGGTTTGAATGTGCGGTGGGTTACAGGAGTAGGAATTAAGGATAACGCTGGTATTGCAGCTCAAATTCAACAGGCTGATGGTGTGATTGGCTATGTGGAATATGCCTTTGCTAAGCAGTTGAAGTTGTCTACTGCTGCCCTGCAAAACAAGGCTGGCAAGTATGTTCAACCCGATGAAGAGTCTGCTGCTGTGGCCTTGGCAACGGTAACCTTAGGGGATGACCTACGGGGCACAGTGGCAGATCCTGACGGTGAAAAGTCCTATGCGATCGTCACCTACAGTTGGCTATTGGCCTACAAGCAGTACAGCGATTCCAGAAAAGCAGAAGCCCTGAAAGCTGTCGTGGAATGGGGCTTGACAGAAGGGCAAAAATTTGCCACGGAGTTAGGCTATGTGCCCCTGCCAGCCGATGTTGCCCAGCGAGCAAAAGCAGCCCTGCAACAGATTGGATAGTCAAATCACTAGAATGAATTACCTCCTTGCAACTGGGTTCTTGTGCTAGCCTTGGCAGTAGCTAGCCTCAACACTGTCTACCTCAACACCTTCTACTCAGGTATGAGCAAGTTTTACAAACCATCCCAAGGTTTTTCTGTTGGGCTTATTTGGTTTCTAATTTACCTGTTTGGGTTCTTTTTCTTGGGCTATGGCTTGGTTTTGCCGTTGATGCTGGCAACGATCGGAGGCTTGGTTACTGGCTTAGTTGTGGACTGGTGGATGAGCAAAGAAGAAGCTGTAAAAGCACCACCACCAACTACAGTGCCGATAGATACATTGCCACCTCCATCTAGCCAAGTCCTGCGCCGACGCACAGTAAAAACATCGCTGCAACGGCACGCTAATCGTGATCAGCCCAGCAGAGGCCTTAAGTTGTCTCGGCTCAGAAATCCCTTTGGGCAAGGTTAACCTCTAGACAGACATCCCCACAGCAGTGCAGAACAGTTCGCGTTAGACTAGATGAACACCTATCTAGGAACCTAATCACTAGCAGCGTTTCATGGCGTTTTCTGCACTAGTACGATCGCTAAGTCGTTCTCCCCTCACTGGGGAACTGCTGACAAAACTAAACCACCAGCATTTCCTTAAACTCACAGGTGCCTCGCGACTACCCAAAGGCATAATTGCCACCACCTTAGCCCAGACAGCAGCACGGCCCCTAGTAGTGATTACAGCAACCCTAGAAGAGGCTGGACGCTGGGCAGCACAATTAGAGAGCATGGGTTGGGAAACCTTACATTTTTACCCCACTTCCGAGGCGTCTCCCTATGAACCCTTTGACCCGGAGGCAGAAATGGTCTGGGGACAGTTGCAAGTGCTGGCCGATTTGGTGACTCGCTACAGGTTACTGGCTAGTCAGTCGAATGACGAGCAAGATTCAGCATCACCTGATCTGGACAACAAGAGTCATTCACCATCAGCAAGCCATGGACAAGACACTAGAGACAACAGCCACTTCGCTATCGTTACAACAGAGCGGGCGCTTCAGCCTCATCTTCCCCCTGTGGAAGCATTTTGCCCCTTTTGCTTGACCTTAAAACCGGGAACCGAGATGGATTTGGGCACTCTCAGCGAGCAGTTGGCCCAGCTAGGCTACGATCGGGTCGCCACCGTGGAAACTGAAGGCCAGTGGAGTCGTCGGGGGGATATTGTTGATGTGTTTCCCGTATCAGCCGAGCTGCCCGTGCGCTTAGAGTGGTTTGGGGATGAACTCGACAAGCTGCGGGAGTTTGATCCGGCTAGTCAACGCTCTTTGGATAATCTTGATCGCCTCATCCTTACACCCACTAGTTTTACACCCATTATCACAGCAGCATTACGGGCTAGGCAGGGGACAGAGCTTATGACTGAATCCCCATCACCTATGGCTAATCAGTCAGGAGTTAATCAGTCAGGAGTTAATCAGTCAGGAGTTAATCAGTCAGAACCACCGAGCGAGGGAATGCGTCGCTACTTAGGACTAGCCTTCGAGCAGCCTGCGTCGCTGTTAGACTATCTGCCTGCCAATACCCTGATCGCTATTGATGAGCCAGATCAGTGTAAGGCCCATAGCGATCGCTGGTTTGAGCATGTTGACGAGCACTACCGAGAAGTTCAAGCTAGTCTTGTCGCTGGCAATGCCACACCTATTCCTCAAATTCATCGATCATTTCAGGATGCACTGGTTCAGCTTGCCTCCTATCCTCGCCTTCACCTCCACGAACTCAGCGAAGACTCTCTCCCCACCTCGCACTCTGCATCCTCCACTCCCCCTACCACCTTCAACCTCGCTGCCCGTGCTATTCCTACCGTTCCTCACCAATTTGCTCGCCTAGCAGAAGCTATTCGTCAAGAGCGCGATCGCGGTTTTGCCAACTGGATCATCTCCCTGCAACCTTCCCGCTCAGTCGCTCTATTGCAGGAACACGACTGTCCAGCACAATTTGTCCCCAATGTGCGAGACTATGGGGCGATTGACAAACTCCAGGCCCAGCGAGTACCCGTTGCGCTGAAGTATTCTGGCTTAGCAGAGCTAGAAGGCTTTGTGATGCCAACCTTCCGGGTGATGGTCGTCACAGATAAGGAATTCTATGGCCAGCATTCCCTAGCAACTCCCGGCTATGTCCGCAAGCGCCGCCGCGCCGTTTCCAAGCAGGTGGATCCGAACAAGCTCCGCCCTGGAGATTTTGTTGTTCATCGCAATCACGGAGTAGGAAAATTTTTACGGCTAGAGAGTTTGACAATCAATAACCAAACTAGGGAGTACCTGGTGATTCAGTATGCTGATGGGTTGTTGCGAGTGGTAGCCGATCAGCTTAATGCACTGTCTCGCTTTCGGGGCACTACAGACAAAGTTCCTGAATTGAATAGGATGACAGGCACAGCTTGGGAAAAAACGAAAGCTAAGGTGCGCAAGTCTATCAAAAAACTAGCGGTGGACTTGTTGCAGCTCTATGCCCAACGATCGCAACAGCGAGGGTTTGTCTTTCCCCCAGATGTGCCTTGGCAGCAAGAATTAGAAGACTCCTTCCCCTATCAGCCTACCCCCGATCAGTTAAAGGCCATCCAAGATGTAAAGCGGGATATGGAATCCGATCGCCCGATGGATCGCCTTGTCTGTGGGGATGTGGGCTTTGGCAAAACTGAGGTAGCTCTGCGAGCAATTTTCAAAGCCGTTATGGGTGGCAAACAGGTGGCTCTACTTGCGCCAACAACTATCCTCACCCAGCAGCATTACCACACCCTCAAGGAACGCTTTGCTCCCTATCCCATCCAAGTGGCGCTATTAAATCGCTTCCGCACGGCTGAAGAACGCAAGCAAATTGTGCAAAAGCTAGCAACAGGTGAGATTGATGTGGTTGTGGGCACTCACCAATTATTGGGCAAAGATGTGCGGTTTCGCCAGTTAGGGCTACTAGTTGTGGATGAAGAGCAGCGCTTTGGTGTGAATCAAAAAGAAAAGATCAAGGCCATGAAAACCGAAATAGATGTGCTCACCCTCAGTGCCACACCTATTCCCCGCACTCTGTACATGGCCCTTTCTGGTGTGCGTGAGATGAGTCTGATTACCACGCCGCCCCCTTCCCGCCGTCCGATTAAAACCCACCTCACTCCTTATGAACCAGAAACCATTCGCAGTGCCATTCGCCAAGAACTAGACCGGGGGGGACAAATTTTCTACGTAGTGCCTCGCGTAGAGGGCATTGAAGAGGTTGCTGCTCGCCTGCGGGAGATGGTTCCTGGTCTGAGGTTGGCGATCGCCCATGGTCAAATGCCCGAAGCTGAGCTAGAGTCCACCATGCTGAGCTTTAGTAATCACGAGGCCGATCTACTGCTCTGCACGACCATCATTGAGTCAGGGCTGGATATTCCCCGTGTGAATACGATCATCATTGAAGACGCACAGAAATTTGGCCTCTCCCAGCTTTATCAATTGCGAGGACGGGTAGGTCGTGCGGGCATCCAAGCCCACGCTTGGTTGTGTTACCCCAGTAAAGGCGAATTATCTGACGCGGCTCGACAACGCCTCCGCGCCATCCAAGAATTTACCCAACTGGGATCAGGCTTCCAGCTTGCTATGCGGGACATGGAGATTCGTGGTGTGGGTAACTTGTTGGGGGCAGAGCAATCAGGGCAGATGGATGCGATCGGCTTTGACCTATACATGCAAATGCTGCAAGAGGCGTTGCAAGAAATCCGTGGGCAAGAAATTCCTAAGGTAGACGACACCCAGATTGATCTCAACCTCACTGCTTTCATCCCCGCTGACTATATCCCTGACCCTGACGAGAAGCTTAGCGCCTACCGAGCTGTTGCCACTGCCCAGTCCAAGCAGGAGCTTACCCAACTAGCAGCCGACTGGAGCGATCGCTACGGCACTCTCCCCAGCCCTGTGGTGCAACTTATCCGCATTGTAGAACTGAAGCAAATTGCCAAAGGTCTAGGCTTCTCTCGCATCAAACCCGACGGTAATCAGCACATCGTCTTAGAAACACCCATGGAAGAACCCGCTTGGAAACTCCTGCAAGAAAACCTACCCGCCAATCTGCAAAGTCGGTTTGTCTACACCCCTGGTAAAGTCACTGTGCGCGGCCTCGGTCTCGTGAAGCCAACCCAACAACTAGAAAACCTCATCGATTGGCTGGGCAAACTCCAAGGTGCCCTTCCCGATATTACTCTGGCCTAGTTGACACTAGACTTGTAGCGCGCGATGCACCTAGCTAACAAGAGCGCTTGAGTAGATGAATCCACTACGTTCTACCAAGTTTGGGGAATGATAGGTGGTGCTGGCGGCACAGGAGCAGGTGATGGTGGCGGTGGCGGTGCCGGCCGCACAAAGGGAGGTTCCGGTGGCGGTGGTGGTACGGGAATGGCATCCAAGCTATCTTCAAAGAAGTAAACATTTGGGCAATAATCAAAGCCCCTAGCTGGAATAACGCATTCGTGATCGATCGTAAAGCTAGTGTTATCTCGCAAGCTCACTAGAAATCGCCCCGTCTCTCCTCGTTTAATCACCTGCTCTTGCTCCAGCAGGCCATCTTTGTACAAGGCAATTCGCACGGCAGTTTGCTCATCAGAGTAGGGGGCATCGTCAGCAAAACCAAAGGCTAGGGCTAACCGTCGAAATCCTTGAGTTCCTGGAGTTGGCGCTAGGCTGCAAACCGTCTCAATCAGCTCAGATTGGTGAACCCCTGGTTTAAATATATTGCCCATAAAAGCACTGGCTGTAAGCAAGCGGCGAGCCACTACAACATCATGGTCAACATCCCAGTAGCCACCTCTGCCGTTTTGAGTACAGATTAAATCTGTGACTGGCACGATCACTGTCTCATCTCGGCTACTGCCATTTGGCTGGGCAGTTGCTTTAATCGTTAGGGTAACAATGATCGCCGCTACTGCTGCGGAAAGTAATCGGTTCCAGTTCATCTCCTAATAACCCTCCAGGGCTGGTGGACAGACTGCCCGGCGCGGTCTGCGTGAGCATCGAGCAGCTTACTACCTACCCTTTTACTCGATTCTGCAAATTTTGGCGCACATAAAATTTAGAAAAATATTAACTGGTTGCAAGTAACGCCATTAAAAAAGGGGGTCAAATTACCATAGCAACTGACCCCACCTGCCGACCCTCTAGAGAGGAGAACACTTATCACTATAGTCTTGTTGAGATTTTATGTCAATAACTATTGACACTTTTTCTCAACAAACTCAAAGTGATGTCGCTGAACGCACCTGCTCTTCCACGAGGTTAGTGATACGCCAGTCTAGGAGAATTGGTATGACATCACACCAAGGAGAAGGTCTGGGATAGCGTAGTATCTACCTTTGGCGTGTAGTTAATGCATAG from Cyanobacteriota bacterium harbors:
- the mfd gene encoding transcription-repair coupling factor; this translates as MAFSALVRSLSRSPLTGELLTKLNHQHFLKLTGASRLPKGIIATTLAQTAARPLVVITATLEEAGRWAAQLESMGWETLHFYPTSEASPYEPFDPEAEMVWGQLQVLADLVTRYRLLASQSNDEQDSASPDLDNKSHSPSASHGQDTRDNSHFAIVTTERALQPHLPPVEAFCPFCLTLKPGTEMDLGTLSEQLAQLGYDRVATVETEGQWSRRGDIVDVFPVSAELPVRLEWFGDELDKLREFDPASQRSLDNLDRLILTPTSFTPIITAALRARQGTELMTESPSPMANQSGVNQSGVNQSGVNQSEPPSEGMRRYLGLAFEQPASLLDYLPANTLIAIDEPDQCKAHSDRWFEHVDEHYREVQASLVAGNATPIPQIHRSFQDALVQLASYPRLHLHELSEDSLPTSHSASSTPPTTFNLAARAIPTVPHQFARLAEAIRQERDRGFANWIISLQPSRSVALLQEHDCPAQFVPNVRDYGAIDKLQAQRVPVALKYSGLAELEGFVMPTFRVMVVTDKEFYGQHSLATPGYVRKRRRAVSKQVDPNKLRPGDFVVHRNHGVGKFLRLESLTINNQTREYLVIQYADGLLRVVADQLNALSRFRGTTDKVPELNRMTGTAWEKTKAKVRKSIKKLAVDLLQLYAQRSQQRGFVFPPDVPWQQELEDSFPYQPTPDQLKAIQDVKRDMESDRPMDRLVCGDVGFGKTEVALRAIFKAVMGGKQVALLAPTTILTQQHYHTLKERFAPYPIQVALLNRFRTAEERKQIVQKLATGEIDVVVGTHQLLGKDVRFRQLGLLVVDEEQRFGVNQKEKIKAMKTEIDVLTLSATPIPRTLYMALSGVREMSLITTPPPSRRPIKTHLTPYEPETIRSAIRQELDRGGQIFYVVPRVEGIEEVAARLREMVPGLRLAIAHGQMPEAELESTMLSFSNHEADLLLCTTIIESGLDIPRVNTIIIEDAQKFGLSQLYQLRGRVGRAGIQAHAWLCYPSKGELSDAARQRLRAIQEFTQLGSGFQLAMRDMEIRGVGNLLGAEQSGQMDAIGFDLYMQMLQEALQEIRGQEIPKVDDTQIDLNLTAFIPADYIPDPDEKLSAYRAVATAQSKQELTQLAADWSDRYGTLPSPVVQLIRIVELKQIAKGLGFSRIKPDGNQHIVLETPMEEPAWKLLQENLPANLQSRFVYTPGKVTVRGLGLVKPTQQLENLIDWLGKLQGALPDITLA
- a CDS encoding GuaB3 family IMP dehydrogenase-related protein; translation: MDIQIGRGKVARRAYGIDEIALVPGQRTLDPSLVDTTWRIGGIDREVPIIASAMDGVVDVRMAVLLSQLGAMGVLNLEGIQTRYSDPNPILDRIASVSRDEFVPLMQELYAEPIKPELIKQRIQEIKSLGGIAAVSLTPAGASKYGSVVAEANADLLFIQATVVSTAHLSPQSITPLDLAQFCQEMPIPVILGNCVTYEVALNLMKAGAAAVLVGIGPGAACTSRGVLGVGVPQATAVADCAAARDDFYQETGNYVPVIADGGLVTGGDVCKCIACGADGVMIGSPFARAQEAPGRGFHWGMATPSPVLPRGTRIRVGSTGTLEQILHGPAQLDDGTHNLLGALKTSMGTLGAKNLKEMQQVEVIIAPSLLTEGKVYQKAQQLGMGK
- the pstS gene encoding phosphate ABC transporter substrate-binding protein PstS is translated as MKSMRSRREFLLSLATLSLGLAACQAPSPSSSSVQSPANTPVLLYGAGATFPSFLYLRWFKDYNQQHPMVQISYQPVGSAAGIQQFITGTVDFGASDVSLTDAEIAKVSRGAVLIPTTAGSVAVVYNLSGVKTGLKLSREVLPEIFLGKITRWNDPKLVELNPGVTLPDKPITVVHRSDGSGTTATFTAHLSAISPEWKEKVGTGLNVRWVTGVGIKDNAGIAAQIQQADGVIGYVEYAFAKQLKLSTAALQNKAGKYVQPDEESAAVALATVTLGDDLRGTVADPDGEKSYAIVTYSWLLAYKQYSDSRKAEALKAVVEWGLTEGQKFATELGYVPLPADVAQRAKAALQQIG
- a CDS encoding 23S rRNA (pseudouridine(1915)-N(3))-methyltransferase RlmH, producing the protein MKLYVIAVGKIKKAWIQTGIQELSKRLPELVMLEVKDSNPEKEAADIDLRLRSSIPQHYQLLVLSEEGALMTSVEFAALLREHQSQPLVFAVGGPDGVANSLKQQALKLVSLSPMTFPHELARLLLIEQLYRAKTILQNGSYHR